GAGATCTCATCACTGTTGAGAGATTTAAAAAAGGAGACAGGGTTGATGTCAGCGGCATATCAAAAGGAAAAGGGTTCCAGGGAATAATGAAGAGATGCAGGGCCCATGGTGGACCAGGTTCTCACGGTTCAATGTTTAACAGGGCACCTGGTTCAATTGGTTCGAGTTCCTTTCCATCAAGGGTATGGAAGAATAAAAGTATGCCTGGTCACATGGGTGCTGAAAGGGTAACGGTCAAAAATCTTACAGTTATTGAAGTTATGCCTGAGAAGAATCTTTTGCTTGTAAAAGGTGCTGTGCCCGGCGCCTATGGAAGTTATGTGGAAATAAGAAAGGAAGATTAATAAGAAAGGAAGATTAATATGGAGATAGAGATCAGGGACATAAACAATGCAGTTGTAGGAAAATACACTACAGATAAGTTTGACCTGACATCAGTGAAAAAAGAGGTGATTCACCAGGCAGTGGTCAATTATCTTGCCAACCAGCGACAGGGAACACATTCAACAAAGACAAGGGGCGAAGTGCGTGGAGGTGGAAGAAAACCCTGGAGGCAGAAGCATACTGGTAGAGCTAGACAGGGAAGTATAAGATCTCCTTTATGGGTTGGAGGTGGCATTGTTTTTGGACCAAAACCAAGGGATTATTACTATGAGCTTCCCAAAAAATTAAAAAGGGTTGCCCTTAAAGAAGCTATCGAGGGCAAGATCAGTGATAATGAACTTATTTTAATAGACAATATAAAACTTGAAAAACCAAAAACAAAAGATATGGTAACCATTTTGAAGAGACTGGGAATTGATGGAAGTGTATTAATAATCGCACCTGAGAAGGATGATAATCTGATCCTTTCTTCAAGAAATATACCCGGAGTTACAGTAAGAAGGGTTGCTGATGTTAATGCCTATGATATAGTTAGCCATGACAGAGTCATTATCTTTAAAGAGGCAATGAGTAAACTGGAGGCTGAAAGGATATGAACCTTACAATATACGATGTAATAAAAAGACCGCTCTTTACTGAAAAAGGTCATTTCCTCAAGGAAAGAGAAAATAAGATATTACTTGAGGTTCATCCTGATGCAAACAAGATAATGATTAAGCAGGCAGTGGAAGAACTTTTCAAGGTTAAGGTTGAGAAGGTAAATATAATAAATACCAAGGGAAAAAAAAGAAGACGCGGCCGCTATGAGGGCTTTACCTCAGGGATAAAAAAGGCAATAATCACATTAAAGCCTGGAGAAAAACTTGATTTCATTGAAGGAGCGTGATGCCTGATGGGAATAAAGATTTATAAGCCCACGTCACCTGGAAGAAGGTTTATGACAACTCCGGACTTCAGCGAGATCACAGCTGAAGAGCCTTACAAACCCCTTACTGTTCCCTTTAAGAAGACAGGCGGAAGAAATCACTTTGGTAGGGTGACAGCCTGGCACAGAGGTGGAGGTAATAAGAGACTCTACAGGATAATAGATTTTAAAAGGGATAAATTCGGTATCCCTGCAAAAGTGGAAACCATTGAATACGATCCCAATAGATCAGCCAGGATTGCCCTTTTAAAATATGCCGACGGAGAAAGAAGGTATATCCTTGCACCTTTGGGTCTTA
The DNA window shown above is from Thermodesulfovibrionales bacterium and carries:
- the rplD gene encoding 50S ribosomal protein L4; the encoded protein is MEIEIRDINNAVVGKYTTDKFDLTSVKKEVIHQAVVNYLANQRQGTHSTKTRGEVRGGGRKPWRQKHTGRARQGSIRSPLWVGGGIVFGPKPRDYYYELPKKLKRVALKEAIEGKISDNELILIDNIKLEKPKTKDMVTILKRLGIDGSVLIIAPEKDDNLILSSRNIPGVTVRRVADVNAYDIVSHDRVIIFKEAMSKLEAERI
- the rplW gene encoding 50S ribosomal protein L23; amino-acid sequence: MNLTIYDVIKRPLFTEKGHFLKERENKILLEVHPDANKIMIKQAVEELFKVKVEKVNIINTKGKKRRRGRYEGFTSGIKKAIITLKPGEKLDFIEGA
- the rplC gene encoding 50S ribosomal protein L3, whose protein sequence is MTGILGKKIGMTQIFSEDGVAIPVTIIQAGPCPVIELKIPERDGYEAVKICFDEITKIKNVTKPVLGIFKKAGLKPHRIIREFRMTGLKVGDLITVERFKKGDRVDVSGISKGKGFQGIMKRCRAHGGPGSHGSMFNRAPGSIGSSSFPSRVWKNKSMPGHMGAERVTVKNLTVIEVMPEKNLLLVKGAVPGAYGSYVEIRKED